The genomic stretch gtgttgttctgtggagaTAATGTGTATCTCAACTTTTTTCCCCCAGCAATGAGCAAAGGTGTCAACAATTTCTTTTAAAGATAAGTATTCTTGTAACTTGTAACATTATTTATTATCCCTATTacttttataataaaaaaaaataaattgttgCTAACAATCAGGTATGGAGGGCCAATAACTGATCTCTTTGTTGACAGTCTGTTTTCAAGATATTTTACTTGCCAACCACTatacatagagaaaaaaaagaaaggtcttcACAATCACAAGGTTTTCACAATCACTCCTCACAATTTCCCCTATCTGTTTATGTCCCTGTATTTTTCATTTTACTTccttttattctttaaaaaaaaaaaaaaaaaaaaaaagcaacagtacATTCTCATTTGATTatgatttatttatcttttttgttgcttAAAGCCTCACTGATCGCACAGGGATGTATCAGGGCTGTCATCTGATCACCAGAACACTATGCAtgtataaacaaaaataaacaaaaaatgcacATTATGCTAATTCAAAAACATCTGGAATACTTTAACTcatttacaaaaaatacaaaatactgtgtaagaaaatgaaactttcagaactggtttattacgtgttgagctattacatatatatatatatataaaaaaaatcaaatttctcatcttattttttacagttttgccatatgtagaaaatactgccaatttttcaccccgaatcaccatacccatgctcgctttctgcattaaattcactttcttcttcgttatcatccacctcttcaatgtccgacccttcagtttgtagcatttcaagtactttggcaaccctaaaacgttgccgtcactgccttgttcgcttcacaacattctgagaagagcccgctttgctaacaggctggcacgcgagcagacgaccggtcagtgactttgtcagcgtgtgtgcgagacaggccacacatcccaggctggccaatcatactgttggattgtggagtgacccagaatagcgcactctgcttggctaatcacaaaatcatgtgtacagcgcatgatggaattttactttcgatgaatgctattccattccttcgtccggacaGAGTTAATGGGCTAGGAGATGTACATAAGGAGCAAGTCCAGATAAGCTGTAGATCAAAAGGTCAACCCAGATCGAAAAGTAAAGGTTTCAATGGGAGGAGGTGTCACTCACTTCAGCCAAGAGCCACGGAGGAGGGGCTTGATTCCCACAGCGACGCAGAGCAAACTTGTACACTCCGAATCCCGACAGACCCTTGGTGAACCAGAACTTCTCCACTGTGTACAGCCCTGAAACAGTTCATGGCATTTCAGACTTACGACTGATTTACTGTCCATAACCCAGGTACAGAAATTTGTTGAtcaaacattaaaataaagtCTAATGATCCAAAAGCCGAGGAAGTTATAAGAAAGTATACATATTAAAATGTCAAACATGCTATCTGcaaacaaaaggaaattttcttcctaaaattacatttaagtaacatacttactgtgaaaCATTAGTGCAGActgcggcaggggtctgatttctgtcctgtgcaaactactacccgcctatgcgaaTAAAACTAAAGTAGCTaaggccgataacctcccgaagtaggttaccccCATTTTGCGTCCTCTAAATACTTTTCTCTTAAAACAATTAACATTTCTTTCTGACTGGTGATGAAGGACATGTGTTGAATGTGGACAGAATCTTGAACTTgaaaaggggagagaatgaaattacccccccccccaaaaaaaaacaacaacaaaaaaacaaaacaaaaaaaactgcttaAAGGAATATTTTTCCAATTCTGTTCTTGGAAAAATGCAATGTGAAAAATCAATTTCCATCTTATTATCAAATGAAGTCCTACGCAATCACAATCAACACCAGTTTCATTACACTCTAACAGAAACAGGTTAGTGGTAACTTACCGTAAATTACTCATccaatcaaacttttttttttttttttttaatagaattttcACCAGGGACAAACACTACAGACactatgtacattattattattattacagaactaaaaacacacaaatctCTCTTTCATACAGACCGTCATAGCGGTATCCTTCATCAGGTGCGAAAGGACTCCTCAGCTTGTATCCCCTGATGACACGCACGGGGTTGCCCGTCTCCACACTCCTGCTCAGAGCCAGGTTGCCACGGGTCAGGTCTTGGTCTTTCGACTGCGGGGCCGTACGcaggttctgcacacacacacacaaaagttaaaGTTCCCATAGCAAAGgaggggcccaatcctcttcAACTGATGTTAAGTACCCACTCACACATGGGTGAAGTGGGGGCGAAATCCAGAGTGAACTGTCTGCCTTTTCCCATGGacgcaacaccatgctgaaacaggccTTGTACTGATAACCggagaacactggatcagaagtctaacgcTTTACCAGTTCTGCCACggtgcatcccccctcccctaaaaataaaaaaaattcagatcTCCAAGTCCTACCATCTTTTCTCTTTATGTATAACCCTCAAATACATAACTTTATAAAACATCAAGCCAAGAAAGTATCAACCATACTTATAATTGTTATGGGGGACATTGCACCACCCAGCATCCCTCTCCAGTTTTTAGTATATTTTCTTTAAGGTTACTCCGTGCTAAATGAATGGGCAGCGTAACTATTAAACCCTTAACTAAGGACGTAACACTTATGTCgagagtgatgtcactgatgacatcatcaaaagaagaggTAATATaagggctgaaaattcacacaattGATCTAGAATGGTATTATCTCCAGATCATTTTCGCAGTTTTCAGCCGATTGTTCTGGATATggatttatgacttgaaatatCTCTttctcctggttttttttttcctggaaagtcaaggggttaaaagcaGATAGTTAAAAATCAATACAGATTAGCATCCCATGCTAAAGTGATGACAGAtggagtttcagtatcagtagctcaaggaggcgtcactgcgtttggacaaatccatatacgctacaccacatctgccaagcagatgcctgaccagcagcgtaacccaacgcgcttcgtcaggccttgagaaaaaagaaaaagaaaaaaaagacaaaaaaaaaaaaaggacaaaaaaggacaagcttacatgaataaataataattatgatataaaaaaaatagtaatgaaaataataataaataaataaataaataagacaacaatgatgataaataagcaaataaatgtaaaacatgaagacacacattgacagatggaaaCAACTGGAAAACAAAGAACCAAAATATCTATAAcaattttctccctccctcacctttgGGTTATTCCTGGTACCTTTCAGGTCTCTTCCACCTGAAACAGACAATGGAAATAGTCTTCATAAAACAACCTAACACTTTTTTGTCTTCATAACAATAGTTAAATTTCATCCAATGATGTATGTGCTTCTACTAACACTATCATTATCAGTGTTACGCCTTGGACAGCTTACACACTTACCTTTTGAAAATAtttacttaaaaacaaaaacaacaacaaacccccccccaacttATGCAGATACTTTACtgtaaacatgtgcacacacaaccaAGTGGGTTGTACTTTGTGGCGAGTAGGAATTTGACAACTGTAGGAGTTTGCACTAATGGGTCACACTGTTGTATGAGTAATTAAAAGTAAAGTTTTTTTCTTAAAGTTATGTTTATCTAATATAcaaactgtgacccactagtgcagactctggcaggagTGTGATTCCTGTCCTTTGCAAATTACTTGCCGACTGaacggagaaaacaaaagtagccatggctgataacctcccgactagcgccctcttttgacgcaATTAAAATACATTTTATACTGAACATGTGCACACAGTGTTACATGTATATTATCCCTTACTTGACTGTCCAACTTTTGTTACCTTCCACAGCACTActatcaaacattaaaaaaaacatttacacAGAAACGGGTAGGGTTTGAATCCCTGTCTTGCTCTTTTTCCAAAGTttaattggaaaatcaaactgagtgcctGGCCATTCGGATGACATGATAAACGAGGGTCCTGTGTACAGCTCAAACTTACTGCAATGAGAAAGAACTCGTGGCAactaagtgttgtcctcttgatAAATCCTTTGGAAGAAAACCACTCTGACAGGTAATACATAGGCATGGGCTCAAAAgccaaagtgcgttgggttatggtgctgatcaggcatctgcccagcagatgtgtaatgtctatggatttgtcttagtgcagtgacgggcgcaacagccgagtggttaaagcgttggactgtcaatctgagggtcccgggtttgaatcacggtgacggcgcctggtgggtgaagggtggagaattttacgatctcccaggtcaacatatgtgcagacctgctagtgcctgaacccccttcgtgtgtatatgcaagcagaagatcaagtatgcacgttaaagatcctgtaatccatgtcagcgttcggtgggttatggaaacaagaacatacccagcatgcacacccccgaaaacggagtatggctgcctacattgcggggtaaaaacggtcatacgcgtaaaagtccactcgtgtgcatacgagtgaacgtgggagttgcagcccacgaacacagaagaagaagaagaagaagtcttagTGCAGTGATGGCTCTTTGACAAACTGAATGTATGCCCACAAAGCTGAAATCAACGTACCCTCTCCGGTGTAAGTGAAGCAGTCGCCAAGGTCAACATCATCTTCATAACCACCAGACAAAGCAATGGAGTATGCACCATCAGGACCACCGTGGATACCAGCCACTGGGGGTCTGGAAAGAAAACACATAGCCCATACATTGTTAAGTCTTTGTTTCTGAACTATTTTGCAACTATATATAGTACCTAAAACACAGTAACGAGGTAAATTGTGTTAAAATGATGAAGTAAATTGTGTTAAAATGAGCCGACTTCAGTTACTGTTTTAGATTAGTTTAACAGCATGTATTCAACACTGATCCCTCTAGCTAAAAACAAGTTTTCTGATCGATGTAGAAAAGTGTCTTTGTAGTTCATAAACTATCGGTTGTGTACTGGTTGAAGTGTATAAAGGTAAATAGACCAGCAATACCCCtcaaaaaggaaaggagagatgaagaaagaaaagcaggggTGTTCTGAGGCAAATCCAGGGAGGAATATACTAATAATATGCTGAAAGAATAGATCTTGCTCACAGATGCAACATCTGCACTCAACAAGTTGCTTTTTCTGCTGTCAATTTCACTTGTCTACAAAACAATGCCAAACAGCTGCGATCAGCAGACGACGGCTGTTCTTTACCTGTGAATGCCGTCATGACAGCAGTCAATGCGCATCGTCCAGATGGTTCCCACCTCCACACCTGTTCCAAAAAACAGCAAGAAATGATCAtaacattaaaaaagaacaacacttgGCAGTCTATGTATCATGACACTTAGATAAAATGGCTCTGAACACTTCCACACAGTATCTGTTAACAAGCAGGAGCATTATGGTCAGGGAAATTCTTTTTCTGGGAGGCAAACCAGACACTTTGAAACAAAATACACCTGAAAACTGAgaattgctgcctacatggcagggtaaaaacggtcatacatgtaaaagcccactcttgtacataggagtgaacatggagttgcagcccatgaacgaaggagaagaaaacaaaataaatctatTATTTTTATGATTCCTGAGCAAAATCTTGTCCGTTTGAAGTTTAGAAAAATGAAGACTCCCTGGACATTAGTTTTGCACCAATCCTGATATTATACACCACTGCAGgactccccccccgccccgcaaAGAACTGTATTTCAAAAGACAAAGATCATATCACAACTCACACAAAGCGCCAATATAGATTTACATGTCACGTGTGCTTGTAAAATACTGCATAGGTATCGAACACTTGCTCACAGCACTATGCACTGTCTGCATAGTGATATTACAAGTCTTTACAAGGACTCAAAGAGTGCACTTTCAGAACAGTTTTACAGAGTTCGCTTGCACAtatcccgcccacccccccaaataaaacccaaacccaaaacacacacatcaaaccatcAACACAATTGTCATGAAATAACAGGCCCGATTAAAATGCAGTTCacctccattccccccaccccccccaaatcaTGACAAAATCCATCAACACAAGAAAAAGCACCAACTAGCCATGTTTCATTTGAAAGCTTGTTTGAAAGAATCACTTTCACATTTCATCCAAAGCTGTCCTCCATAGTCATAGTGAGCTGTTGATATTAGGTTGCCAGGAGCCCACAACCacaagaccctgcactgctgccgagtcaatTTGGTAAAGTTCAGTACAGCCGATTCCAATTCAACATGCGCAAAATATCCCCTGCTTAGCCCTCTGACAACAATTACAGCCCATTCTGATCCGACATGTGCAAAATATCCCGTGCTTAGCCTCCTGTTGACAACAATTACAGCCTATTCTGATCCAACATGTGCAAAATACCCCATGCTTAGCCCCCTGTTGACAACAATTACAGCCTATTCCGATCCAACATGTACAAAGTATCCCATGCTTAGCCCCCTGTTGACAACAATTACAGCCTATTCCGATCCGACATGTGCAAAATATCCAGTGCTTAGCCCCCTGTTGACAATAATTACAGCCCCCTGTTGACAACAATTACAGCCTATTTCGATCCGACATGTGCAAAATATCCAGTGCTTAGTCCCCTTTTTGACAACAATTACAGCCTATTCTAATCCAATGTGCAAAATATCCCGTGCTTAGCCCCCTGTTGACAACAATTACAGCCTATTCCGATCCAACATGTGCAAAATATCCTGTGCTTAGCCCCCTGTTGACAACAATTACAGCCTATTCCGATCCAACATGTGCAAAATATCCCGTGCTTAGCCCCCTGTTGACAACAATTACAGCCTATTCCGATCCAACATGTGCAAAATATCCCGTGCTTAGCCCCCTGTTGGCAACAATCACTTAGTTGTGGGGCCAGTTCCCACGTCCCCCCAGTGACAGGCCCACATGAAACCTCTGAAAACTTAAGACTGTGGCTGGTACACACTTTCTGCTTCCTGTTCTGATTTAccagtttgcttgtttttctgtGTCAAGCCGGGAGTAAGTTGAGAAAATTTGGCAGCATTCAGCACATTCTGCCGAGGCTGTACTTCCGTGTTTTATTTCTATCTGCTGGTTTTTCTGTATTGTGCTTTTAAGAATTTGATCGAATATGGCAACTGTCTTGTATATAAGTATTTCACAGAAGATTTAAAATCTACTAACCTGGCACCTCCCCATACCAATTGGGTCGATCAGGCATGACATACTGATACTTGACCCTCTGCTGCTCATGCTCACTCTCTACCTGGTCGTCCTCACCTAAACATTCTGTGCCTGGAAGCTGCAAAATCAAAAGATTAAAGATATGCAGTTATCACCataactttctctccctctcttaccttACCAAAaggcttaaaaaacaaaacaaaaaaaaaccaacccaaaaaaccttCCGAACACTTTCAAAGATTATGCAAGACCACACAGatctgatttgaaaaaaaacaccacaactaCACAATGATATCATTTAAGCACTGCAAATACAAATGATGCTAAGTTGTAATTTTTTCTGTAGTAAATTAACTGGTTCAGTGGTTGACCAAGGAGAATATATACTGTGTTGATTCAAACAGATTACCTTCTCTGTGATCCTGTTTTCAGCTGTGAAGTTGGGTGGAGGATTAAGTGAGTTATAAAATCCCCCCGCCCCTTCCAAGATAACTAGTTCATTAGCTAGCAACACTGTGTACTTTCATTATCAATGTACAAACCTGTCCTCGTAAACGGGCTGACAGTCGCCTTGGTCCATGAATGGATCCGCTGTTTTCCaaatcaacagctgcctgagctctggctttcttcttcttcggctgaTAGGTCTCATCATCACCTGGTCGCTTGATTCCTTTTTTGATCACTTTTGGCAACAAACGGTACTGCAAATGTAGGAAATTAAAAAACTGTAAGAACAAACTTCAAGGATGTGCTTTTGAACCTGAAGTAAAACCAACTATGGATATTCTGCTGAAATTCAAGTTTACTTAGTTTAAAATTTTCTGACTGAAATATCTTGCAAGAGTTAAATACTTTGGCATGGGTATTTAAAGATGACTGCAATCAACAGCAACTTTTGTCCACATGTGAAATCGCAAGCCAACCACCACCATTTTGTCCATGAACTGAGgattaaaagagaagaaaagttaTTAGGTATAATTCATATACAAGTATAGAAAACCAAGTTGATCACCATGTTCATGCTGTTCATTTGAAAcaagtgaaaactgaaactggtgtatCAATTCATTCATATAATAAATTAATACAGCGAGCCACTCATAAAAAGGAAATCTGATTATAAAAATGAACTAAAATTGTCCGCTGGATTTGGAACTTAATCATTCAACTCCATGTGATAAATAAACTGAAAGTTTTTCTCTCTTCCATTTCGTTTCTTCCAGAACTGAAAAACTGGATTAAATATGCATAAAAAATcagaaaatgttcaatgaatggATGAAAATCTGCAAACTTCCCTTAAATTAACTTGGTAATTCACTTGACCAGTTGACTGGTATATATTTATTGCTTAGCATATAACATTGTTAATGAACACTTAATAGAAACTGTAGCTCTCTCACAATTATCCTGAAACCTCTATgtgcgcccccccaccccgcccccccacttccCTTACTCTCCCTGTCCCGATGCAAAGATTACTCCTCCACCACTTCCCCTCGCTCCCGAGTCTCGTCCAAAGTGAAAGtctgacccccccgcccccgcaccacAAAACTAAACAATTCCGGTTGGTTGAGCACTCTGGCAGCACCCAAATCGAGTAACACCTGGGCCTGACGTATGCCTTTGATGTATTTTTAACATCCATGCCCTATGCCTGGTGTTGTATGCGCTGAACACGTGGACAATGCACTTTATGACTTACCGTGACTGGAAAAGATGGGCCACTACCGGACTATGacagttttttttctgacaaagaTATGGCAAATGCGTAATTGGTTATACATTATGCAACATTAGCATGAAATTCTGCTCTATAAATTCAGAGCAATAAATGTACTTTAAAAGACAAACATAAATGtatttccacccccacacccaacaacGAACGGCATTCACGGAAAAAGTAAACGTCGAAGGCCACCATAGCAACGTGCAACCAAACATACGTCAGTTACATTCTAATACAGTGATAGTGCATACCGGATTGGAAAGCCCAAGCTCTGCCAAAATACGCCTGTTGTCTTCCAAGTTCTTCTGGCGAAGCTGTTCGTATTGACAAGTCTCCATGTTGCTTGCAGCTGCTGTGCAAGGGACGCTTAATTTCGCGCGGAATTAGTCACGTGACCATCTTGGAGCGTCAATGTGACAGGAAATGGATCATGTGATCATCTGAGAGGCGTCGTCTGCTGACCTCAGACTGCTTCATTTTTTATATTAGGGTTAGTGTGGGCATATACGACATGTGTTCAAATGCGGCACCAGCTCCCTACTTTCACTTTCAACATAATGTATCTGTAATGCTCCTTGGCTAGCAGTGCCAGGCGTTGAAGCTTTTAGTAGCCAATAAAATCATCTTTTCTTTCCACCAATCAGGTTTATCAAAAGTTTTGCGCGCTTTTCGCAGCACGTGTGTTTTGCGACTAGACTACTGCACACGACGTGACACGAGCTACTGCAGCCACTTGCAAAAAAATTCAACGGTCCTGAAAACCTGCACCAGTTTGGATCAAAAGTAAGTTTAGTTCACTGGCATGTGTAATAAACTGTTGTCTTCGATTCTTAAGGCTTTGAAGTCTAATTTGATGTAGTATGCATGAGATTTTGATGCAAGGTTTTTCTATATTTAAAGTCTGAAACACTGTCGCAATTGCACACACCACATTCAGCCAATGTGTGCAATTGCGACAGccactttcattttattttatctcattGAATCTTGCGCTtaattcgtgtgtatgtgtgtgtgtgtgtgtgtgtgtgtgtgtgtgtgtgtgtgtgtgtgtgctcgtttgtgAATCTGGCCCAAGGTTGCACAAATAAATCCTCCTTCTGAAAGTTCTGAGCTTGAATCTTATTCTTTGACTCTGCCTTCCCCTCTGCTTTGTTGCGTTCTTGATCTTTCTGTCCAGTTTTTCCCCTACCTACCCCTCTCAATGCTCCATCTATTATTTCAGGTGCAGACATGTCATTATTGAAAGCGCTTCGCCAACGGGAGTATAGTGCCGTTTCCAGCCTGGCTAACCCCCTCACATTGCATGCCCAATCCACACTGGACAAGCTGTTGAGAGACGAGTGGTACTTTGACCATGGGTACCTGGGGGTCATCTGTGCCAAGCTAAAGGAGTTGGCCAGCACATGCACTGCAGTTCGTGACTGCATTTTAATGGAAACAGCCAGATATGAAGCCGAGGAGGCTGACAATCCGGACCTGGTCAAGAGCGTCGTGTGTTTGGCACAGCATGTGTGTCAAAATTTTCAGAATATAGAACTCAAGGACCAAGTGATGGAAGGCCTTGAGAAAGAATTGGAAGAGATGGAGACGTTGTGTGATGACATCAGAATGAATACCCTGTAATCATGttgtcttccccctttttttaccaGTATTATATGTTTTCTTTCTGCTTCAAATTAAAGCCGTATTTTCAGTTCAtctaatgtgttttgtgtgttttgtaggatgccaggaagaagaaaatacaccCCTGAAGCACTGGTTGAAGCTGTTGAAGCTGTGAAATCTGGTGCAATGAGCACCAGTAGAGCCGCCAAAGTTTTTGGTGTCCCAAGAACTACAATTGTTGACAGGAAAACGGGAAAACGTACCAGCACACCAAAAAGGGGTAGAAAATGCTCAATTCCTCTACATCTTGAAAAGAAAGTTGTGGATAAGGTAATGGCCGCTGCTGAAAGTGGATTCCCCCTGACAAAACGACAAGTCCTCATAAGAATG from Babylonia areolata isolate BAREFJ2019XMU chromosome 6, ASM4173473v1, whole genome shotgun sequence encodes the following:
- the LOC143283484 gene encoding uncharacterized protein LOC143283484, whose protein sequence is METCQYEQLRQKNLEDNRRILAELGLSNPYRLLPKVIKKGIKRPGDDETYQPKKKKARAQAAVDLENSGSIHGPRRLSARLRGQLPGTECLGEDDQVESEHEQQRVKYQYVMPDRPNWYGEVPGVEVGTIWTMRIDCCHDGIHRPPVAGIHGGPDGAYSIALSGGYEDDVDLGDCFTYTGEGGRDLKGTRNNPKNLRTAPQSKDQDLTRGNLALSRSVETGNPVRVIRGYKLRSPFAPDEGYRYDGLYTVEKFWFTKGLSGFGVYKFALRRCGNQAPPPWLLAEEAASPSKSSDSGFSDSANCDAESSDGQKSESGDSDAGVNNDNKVDDSENGDGETSDVQNSEREDSNTGVNSDNKVDDNENSDGETSYGQKSECEDGNAGVNSNNKVDDSENGDGETSDGQKSECEDSSTGVNNDNKVDDSENGDGETSDGKKSECGGSGVSPGNNDKGGKDKSNSAESDFSEGAKNGVTSNSPDEKTDFAEAADQTLKDSNCEHDENGNDTSKVEGGNSSV